The DNA sequence GCACGAGCGTACGGATAATCTCTTCCGGTAAACGGGTATGTTCACGTAACGGATAAGCGACATTGTCAAAAACACTGATCCCACTGAATAATGCGCCGCTCTGGAACAACATACTCATACGTTTACGGATAGCATAAAGATCGCGTCGGTTTAACTGAGGAATATCGGCACCATCGAACAGGATCTGCCCGTGATCCGGCTTCAGTTGCCCGCCGATCAATCGCAGCAAGGTGGTTTTACCGATACCACTGGGTCCCATCAGCGCAGTGATCTTGCCTTTGGGAATATCCAGACTGATATTGTCGTAAATCAACCGCTCTCCATGACTGAAACTTAAGTCCCGGATCTGGATCAATGAATCACTCACGCAACCTCCGCTGACAAACTTCTGTCGCCCATTGTATATGGTGAAAAATGTCGTAGCCAATTAAACAGGTACCACTGATACTGTTTTCAGGCAAAAAAAGTGCCGTTATCGCTTCTGTGCCGAGGTTTTCATATAATGTGATCTCGCGCAACACGCTCAGAGGATCGTAAATGCCAACTAATTTTGATTTCCGCCAGTCCGCAGAACGCGTTTTACGTCTGGAACTCCAGGCAATTGAAGGACTTTTCCAGACACTGGATGAACAATTCACTCAGGCTTGTCAGATGCTTTTCCACTGCAAAGGGAAAGTTATCGTAATGGGCATGGGTAAATCAGGACACATCGGCCGGAAGATGGCAGCCAGTTTTGCCAGCACCGGAACCCCGGCTTTCTTCGTCCATCCGGGTGAAGCCAGCCATGGTGATTTGGGCATGATCAGCAGCAATGATGTGGTCATCGCCATTTCAAATTCCGGTGAAAGCAACGAAATACTGGCTGTCTTGCCGGTGATGAAACGCTGGGGAATCAAGCTTATCTGCATGACCAGCCGGCCTGAATCAACCATGGCAAAAGAAGCCGATATTCACCTTTGTCTGCATGTGGAACAGGAAGCATGCCCGCTGGGTCTGGCTCCGACTTCCAGTACGACCGCAACACTGGTACTTGGTGATGCTCTGGCAGTGTCATTACTCGAAGCCCGTGGCTTTACCGCGAATGACTTTGCCATGTCTCATCCGGGTGGCGCGCTCGGCCGGAAACTGTTGCTGCGGAATGCAGATATCATGCATCAGGGTGAACAGATCCCGGCCGTGTCAGATAAAGCGTCCGTCAGCGATGCCTTACTGGAAATGAGCCGTAAAGGTCTGGGGATGACCGCGATTCTGGATGATACCGGAACACTGGCCGGGATTTTCACGGATGGTGATTTGCGCCGTATACTGGATCAACAACTGGATATTCATACCACATCAATCACCAAAGTGATGACAACCAACTGCATCACCGTCCCTGCCGAGATGCTGGTGGCTCAGTCGGTGAAGCTGATGCAGGAAAGAAAAATCAACGCACTGATCGTGCTGGATAAACAACACCGCCCGGTCGGTGCATTTAACATGCATGATGTGCTGAAAGCCGGAGTAGTATGAGCGATTATATAGC is a window from the Tolumonas auensis DSM 9187 genome containing:
- the kdsD gene encoding arabinose-5-phosphate isomerase KdsD; protein product: MPTNFDFRQSAERVLRLELQAIEGLFQTLDEQFTQACQMLFHCKGKVIVMGMGKSGHIGRKMAASFASTGTPAFFVHPGEASHGDLGMISSNDVVIAISNSGESNEILAVLPVMKRWGIKLICMTSRPESTMAKEADIHLCLHVEQEACPLGLAPTSSTTATLVLGDALAVSLLEARGFTANDFAMSHPGGALGRKLLLRNADIMHQGEQIPAVSDKASVSDALLEMSRKGLGMTAILDDTGTLAGIFTDGDLRRILDQQLDIHTTSITKVMTTNCITVPAEMLVAQSVKLMQERKINALIVLDKQHRPVGAFNMHDVLKAGVV